The Corynebacterium coyleae genome segment CGTGACGTAAGATAAGGCGCGTTAATCGCAACCCACGTTATGCCGAAGGGATGGGACTGTGGCTGAGATTTCACGCGACGAGGTGTCGCGCATCGCACGCCTGGCGCGAATTGCGCTGAAAGACGAGGAGCTGGACACGATTGCCCAGCAGCTGGACACGATTGTGGAAGCAGTGTCGAAGGTGCAAAGCGTGGACACCGAGGGCGTGACCCCGATGAGCCACCCGCACTCCATCGACGCCGGTATGCGCGCCGATGTGGAAAAGAAGGTGCTGACGCAGGAGCAGGCGCTGGATCAGGCGCCGGCTGTGGAGGACGACCGCTTTATGGTGCCGCAGATTCTCGGAGAGGGAGACTAAACGATGACGCAGTACACGATTCCGGCAGAGGGGCTCGTCGCAAAGCCAGCGCACGAACTTGCGGCGATGATTCAGGCTGGCGAGGTCACCTCGCGCGAAGTTACCCAGGCGTTTTTGGACCGCATCGCGGAGATTGACGACGAATTGGGGGCCTTCCTGCACGTTGGTGCCGAAGAGGCCCTGGCTGCGGCTGACAAGGTCGACGAGCAGGTAAAGAACGGCGAGGAGCCAGCGTCTGCGCTCGCTGGTGTGCCGCTGGCACTGAAGGACTTGCTGGTCACCACGGACGCGCCGACGACGGCTGCGTCGAAGATGCTTGAGGGCTACATGAGCCCGTACGACGCTACTGTGGTCAAGAAGCTGCGCGCCGCTGGCATCCCGATTCTGGGCAAGACCAACCTGGATGAGTTTGCCATGGGCTCTTCCACGGAGAACTCCGCGTACAAGCAGACGAAGAACCCGCACGATTTGGAGCGCGTCCCGGGTGGTTCCGGTGGCGG includes the following:
- the gatC gene encoding Asp-tRNA(Asn)/Glu-tRNA(Gln) amidotransferase subunit GatC, which translates into the protein MAEISRDEVSRIARLARIALKDEELDTIAQQLDTIVEAVSKVQSVDTEGVTPMSHPHSIDAGMRADVEKKVLTQEQALDQAPAVEDDRFMVPQILGEGD